tagaggcgtcaacaataatcaaaaggtaaacatttattaataagcaatttttttaaaaaaaaggttattatttaatgattatttattcaacttaataaatgtattttttgaacATATCCATCctattttgggtttattttaagcaagaaatgtagtattttttaaacaatacactgttaaaaaaaaaaaaaaaaaagtagtttcaaCTTAGAAAACtaagtgttcgtgctgccttaaaattttaagtttaggcaacatgaaatgttaagttctaCTACATGGAAaatgtggatatttgagttgaataaacttaaaaatttaacgCAGCACGAACACTAACTTTTTCAAGTTGaacaacttttttattttatataacagcgctgggttgtttttaactcaGCATTTTTGGAGTGATGGTACTTCAAGGTGATAGAAactttgctattttattttattttattttattttattattttattttatttttggattaaattgtaagtgtcaattttttaaggattcaattttatctttatttttgcaACTGCTTGACTGTGAAAACAtcagataaaatatttatttattttcaatcatTTTCAGTCATATAGTAAATTCAATCATTTTAGTAATTCAGTCTATCTATAgtattttggattttaatttgctattttgcttttttttatttatttatttatttttttaaaactttttagtttagtttagtttataatTTGAGTATTTTTTGTTATGGGCTTTCTtaatcacatatatatatatatatatatatatatatatacacatagctttatttttatttttatttccattttagttttaattttagtaattttagtacttttttatttaatttcatttagttccaagacaacatttctaattatttcatttaacatcAGTAAAATTTTAGTCAACGAAAACAGTTTTAATAGTATAgtgaaaacatgtaaacatgaaaactgatattttttgacctaatagaaaataaaacagaattattaaatattaaatcattttaatatttataattttatatttaaatagttgcaattatattacattttatgtaaactattttatatttgtttaggtaatcaaataataaaattatttgttaaatagtattatagtattatagtatgtttttgttttatgttttttttatctgatataatatattttcataattattaaatattaaatattaaatcattttaatatttataaatgtatatattttatatttaaatattttaaattatattacattatatgtaaaatattttatattatataggtAATCAAATAATCTATTTCACATTTGTTATATATACAAACTGCTATTCTATTTAACATGATgaccttttgttttgtttttgtttgttcacttcAATGAAgaaatcaaaagaaattaatttttcctaacttatttccaaaattttaaattctacTAAACTAGAGTCTTTTTTCACACTCCATCCAGTGACACAGTTATGCAACAGCGTCTTGGTCTAATAAACTAGAGTAACTTCTGTTTAGCTTTTGTGAAATAAAGGTGGAGACTGATTACAGTGTGAATCACATCATTGTAGTTATTCATAAACAGGGCTGTGAACTAGGCTTGAACAGACTTGATTAGTTTAACCAAATTATAGTCCCAATCATTCTATAAGGCCACAAAACAGTCCCTCACTCATTCGTTTGGAAATTACCCGAAAACCCAACTTGCTGATATGTGTTTCTCCCAAACCAGTCTAAACTTCCTTTCTCGGATCCCAAACCTCATCCCACTGATGTCTAAAACCTTGATATGACTTCCCACAGATAATGAGGTCACTGCCTGGAATCAAAATACGCCCACCGGCACCCGTATTGGTCTCTAGAAACAAAAAGCCTTTATGATAATATGAGGTTTGACAATAAACCTCAAAAAAGCAGCCACAAGTTCTGTTTTTCCTCTGATCCTAAATCAGCTATGATTGATCATACTAGGATACAGCGGCTGAGATGGGATCATAAGTGACCTCTGGCCAGAGCTAGAATGAGGTGGCAAAATCCCAGCACTCCTTGTTTGGCAGGACTCCTCCCTCAGGAATCAACGGGACTGATGTGAGTCATCCGGCAGACATGCCTCGTCTCTTCATGAcgctgctcacacacacacacacacacatatacacacacacccgGCCGTAACCATAATACAGCCCACTTGAAGGAGTGGAAATCAAAGGAAAGGGTAAGATGGTTGATCAAAGGTCGTTTGATGGCATTTTTGATACTGTCAGTTCAAAACCAGACTGGATTTTGGAACAAAGACTGAATGTAGGGTATAAAATGACTTCATATAACATAAACGCTGTCATACTTCAAATGACTTAATTAATGATTTACTCAAGTCTGTGTTTGAGGAATAGTTCCCATAATGTCTCATAATAGTCTCATAATGTATCACACCCATAAATCCTCTTTATACACATTTAAGCTCATTTTATACATCTTTATAACTATTATGACATGAAAACAGTACACCAACATACTGTACAGGAGAagttactaaaaacaaaactgaaatcttCTGACTTACTTTTAGAAAAGTGAGTCCTTATTGAAATCAGGTCATGACTCTGAcgttctgtctgtcgttttatctatctatcgttctattgttctatctatctatctatctatctatatcgtTCTATATaccattctatcgttctatcgttctgtctatcgttctctatctatctatctatctatctatctacctatcgttctatcaatcgttctatgtctatctatctgtctatcattctgtctatcgttctatctatcgttctatcattctatctatatctatctatctatctatctatctatctatctatctatctatctatctgtctgtctgtctgtctactgaaaaaaaaatggaaaaaaggtgaaaatatgaaaattaacatatataataaatattatatataaatattttcattaaatatgttttaagttattttgtatatgtttgtgtataactgtacttttaaatttgccaacagtttgtcttttttaaatgagGAAAAATTGCTATACTCTATATGCTATTTACtctacaaataacaaaaatgtaattaaaaaattttatttgatcaaaatcagttttaaccCATTTGTGcccatttttttctaaatggttTCATGCATATAGTCATGTTAACAGTGTCCTATGTGAACAtgttctgcatttattttccccaatgttttttttttttttttttttttttttttaattattcctTAGACCAAGCTAaataatctgccagtggggtaagcaaaataatcttatttcaaacagaaaacaagattattttgcttactccactggcagattattttgactgtttcaagcaaaaacccacttattttattttattttattttattttatttttttctgaaaacgagacaataatttttacttgtctAATTTTTACTAGTAACCCTAAACGTGTTAgcatcatgttaacaacatgctaacaacatggtaattGTATAAGCATTatgctaacaatatgttaacacaagttaaaacaaaattaacatgattagcatgttgctagcgtgATATTAACAAGTTTTAAaccatatatatgtacacataaaTGTCTCATTAGTGACTGTTTCTATGGGCTGCTATATGTAAGCCGTCCACCATATTTTAACAGTCGACTTGACGACATTCACCAGTTCACCTGTTTTAAAACTTGTAAAATTGAGATAATacacttaaaaacacaaaccaacacaTTCTCACCTGTGAAAGGTTATCCAGTTTCTTTGGGTATTTAATTACTTGTGGTTTTTACAGCCAACGGCTATGCAGGATTGTGGCATCTTTGAATATTCATTATGTTATATACTACATGACTAAAACGTTGTTAGCATGAAgatagcatgtcactagcatgttgctaacatgtttttaacaagtCGATAACATGAATAGCATGATGCTAGCAACAGTATACCCCATTTCCCttattatatatgttatgtGCACTTACAAGTCATTTGCACActcaatttccttttttttaggAGGGTTTGCCTTCGTCATGTTTCCTGGAAGTAGGGGTAGGAAGTTGACTGCCTTATGTGACAGGAAGTTAGTTAAtaccttttttcttcttcttaaaATCCTTTATTTGGTAGTTAACTTGCATGTCATTAAGACATAAAACATGGATAACCTCTAGAAAAATGCTTACAAAAGACAAATGGGCTTAAATGGGTTAActgaattaatttataatatttcataatgtttttcTATCACAGTTTGGTTGTGTGCCTTCCTTAAATAGCTGGTTATAgcattagaatttaaaaataatatggcatttcagcatttacatGTTTACAAAAGTGTTATAATGATATTTTGTAGCTTTTCATCCTCGGGTATTTTTGTAGTGGAAGTGActttgtgaatttatttataatttttatttgtattatttttattagattatttACATCAtcataatttcaaaatatgGATTTAAgtgaaaaatacacaaataaataaataaataaatatttgagcttttttgtttagatttcaTTATACTTCATGAGCTGCATCCTGGGATGCATTTTAAATAGGACTGAAGTTCCTGTGTATGCTAgacacttgttttcttttttaaattacgtTAAATATGTGTATGCAAttgtattaatgtaaataattaattgcaaataaatatatattttttttaatatttaaaagcacgCTAATGCATGAGTATATGTTATATTGGTTTGATACTGCATTATATTCTTCTAGAATTATGACGTTTTTACGATCGACTCAGATTCGACATAAATCATTTGAACTGCATGACAATCTAAGTTCGGACATGTTTGAGGTATAAAGTTTTCTCTGGCCTGAGTCCTCCGGATCGCTATGCCAGAATGCCGCCCACGCGCTTCCATTCATGCTCCGGCAACAGTTGTCATGACGTCAGGAGGGACGGGCACACGCACGCTTTAAAAGCCGAGCCGGTCTCCGCCGCATCTTACTCGCGTTTGCCTGGATTTTACGCACGCATGAAGAAGCACAGCGTCGGTCGGCGACTTCAGCGGAGATTATACGAAGCTCTGGGACATTCCTATTCTTCCCTGTTCGTCCACAACCTGGCCATTACCAAAAACGCCACAAAAATGACAGGCTCCGAGATTTCCCACATCTTGAAGGAAGGCGAGCTGGAGAAGAGGAGCGACAACCTCCTCCAGTTCTGGAAGAGGAAGACGTGCGTCCTCACCACGGACAGCCTGAACATCTACGCGGACAACCAGAAGAGGAACAAGAGCAAAGAGCTCAAGCTGCAGTCCATCAAGAAGGTGGACTGTGTGGAGCGCACTGGGAAGTTCGTGTACTTCACTATCGTGACCACAGACAATAAGGAGATCGACTTCAGGTGCCCAGGCGAGGAGAACTGCTGGAACGCCGTCATTACAATGGCTCTGATTGACTTTCAGAACAGAAAAGCCATTCAGGACTTTAAAACGCGACAGGAATCGGAGAATACGTCTCTGGGACAGCAGGAACGATGCAAGGCGAGAGCACCGTGAGATGTTTCCAAGCCAAGCCGAACATGGTGAGATAACAAGTGTggatatttactgaacaaagaTGTTTTGTGTGGTTTAGAGCATTGTTTGATCTCAATTCAAGCCGGATTCAAGGCTACCAACATGAATCACTGAATTCTCCTTTTTTGATTCATTTAGAGATACAGCGAACTGAATCTTGAAGCTTGGACCAAAGCGAAGCATGTCTGAAAGGAGCCCATGTGCTCAGAATCGCGACTATCGTTGAGCTGGTCTGTGAAGGTCTTCAGAATTAAACCTGCAATGATTTCAACAAGAAAAACACTCAAGACTGAATTCTTGAACTTTCCTAAGCGCCTCCGTAAGGCTTCGGATATGtacatgtaaaatgtatatctatttatttttacaaaggAATGCTGCAAATACCAATGTTGTATTAAGTTATTTCAcgatgtatgtatttatttaaataaatttgcataAAACTACATTTGTATTTCGACTGCCTTTATGATTTTTGAGTGTTTAtagttaatatttcacaatgtttttattcgCACTTTTCTTAAACGGAAGATTATGCCATCATCATAACTtcagcatttatatatttagaaaagtGTTATATGTTTTGGCTTTTGTTAGAATATCCTTAGTTATTTCCGAAAGAAAACCAGGCCTTTCTTGAGGGAAAGTAACTTCTtgaatatatttagaattttgttttcaccgtcaaacgattaatcatccaaaatatattttttacataatatatgtgtgcatactgtgtatattttatatatatatatatatatatatacacacacacacacatgcatgtatatatttaagaaaaatgtatatatattaaacattcttatatataatataaatgtatgtatttaaaaatactgtatgtgtgtattaatatacataataaatatacaccgtacacacattatgtaaacaaaaacttatttcgGATGCCATTAATCGTGATtgatcatttgacagcactataaataagaataattttgaatatttttcagtattttcatCTCATAATGTGCTTGTGAACTAGTCTTGTAGTCCTCAACAGTTACGTAATTATAATtcgcatttcagcatttatgtTTCCACAAGATTTACTTGCCTTTACAATAACATTCGGGGTTTGGTCTCAACGCCCTCAGTTCTTTCTGAAGAAACCCAGGCGTTTCTTGAGGGAGTGGAAAGTCCCGTATAGTGTAAGTGACTTGTTCATTCAGAAATGTGGCGTCATTGTGCGTCAGATGCATAACTCAATGGACCTGTTGTATAGCATAGCGTTGCTAGCCACACCCGTTGAGAACGTTTATTACACGCTAACGTTTGCATCAGAAATCCTACACAAGAGCTTGGTGATGTTCCTTCGTGTCTTTTGATGCTTTATTGCAGGTGTAATCTTGACATTTGCTCTTATGAACAGGTGTAGGCGTAGATAAGATAATAAAATGTGTGATCCACCCAATCTACAACAAACGCCGCCGTTTTATCAAGCCGAGGTGCAATAAGTCATGTGATTACAGGAAACCGCTCATCAGTGCGTGTTGTAAATGTGTGTCATTTATTCCAAACTCCTACAAAACCTTTTTATGCATTCAGATGtcaaaataactaataatacgAGACGGTATATGGTCTTTTGTTGAAGTGTCAATGGAGTAAGTGAGAGACCCGGAGGAATTACACAGCTTTACAGATTATCGAGGCTCGGCTTTGAAGTCGTATCCAGCTACTATATGGATCAAAGAGACACGCTGATCTAAGGAGCAGCATCCGGGCAAGAAATATGTCTGGCTGATTTGCCCTCTCAGTTATATGGGCTCCTGACAGACTCGGAGGCTCAGGTTCACTTTGTATTCTCTCGTGGGGCCTGGAGGTCTGGATGTGTGCAGATATCTGGATGGAGACATTTATAACCCGCATATGTCATCACTATTTAAGGTCCCCTATCCACTTGTTTTCATAagtcattttccaaaaatgaaaacagcattAATGATGTAAGGCATTGGCACATGATTTTTTGTCAAAACAGTTAAAACCTGAGGTTATTTAAAGCTCTGCTTTATTAAGGTGAGGCTAAATCACGTATAAACTAGGCCTATTGTATATATGTAATTCAGATGGTTTAATTAAGCAAAAAAGCACATAAGGCTGCGAATATAATCACAGCTAAACAGCATTAAGCTGCaattacatttagaaaacagCTTGGCATCAAGTCTCGAACTGCTTTTACTATTTAGGGcccaatttttaatttaaaaattggttatggtttctttttattaagcatttcatTTAGCATATTTAggaaaattaagactttttttttaatgatgtatttagataagtgtatttattaaaagatatttagggcacaaatttattttgaaatgttcttgtgtatttaataaaaaagaacaatttggacaatttttcatataaaaattttattaagAAATTCTATTAAggttaattaatttaaacatttaggacacacattttcatttacatgttttatttattatgcattttatgtagtttatttaataatttttatttagcatatttaagaaattgggacataatttagacacacaaatttgttttatatagtattttaattttaaaatcaagttaaaatgtgtgtatatatatatatatatatatatatatatatatatatacatacacactttttttaaattaagtaatttaaaatattcagggcacacatttttatttacatgttgttttatttattgtttatgtatttgattttattttttaaaaaaagtggattcttttttcctttctatgaagcattttttttagtatagtTAGGAAAATTAGGAAACTAAtttgttttatgaaatatttaatgacatatttagttaaaaaattgacaatttttagttccatttatatatgttttttttttttaaattaataatactattatttattaagcattttattaaatgtgtttatttaaaaaattaacattttggagatttttttaaatttattatttatttatttaattgtaaaaaattcagggaatatattttcatttacatgttgttttactttttttaattatgcattttatttagtatatttaggAAAATTAGGACAAATTTGTTTTATGACATATTTAATGACATGTATTTAGTAAAAcatttagtaaaaaatatttatgataaatttaaaatccatttaaCATCCACttaaatgtttcttcttcttcttctttattaagcattttataatatatgtttaataaaaaatacccaTTTTGGagaatttttcataatattattattattattattttttaagattatttaatttaaaaatattcaggACACacctttttatttacattatttatttatttatttatttattatgcattttatttagtttatttaataaaaaagccttttttctatgaagcattttatttagtatatttaggAAAATTAGGACACAAGTTTGTTTTATGAAGTATTTAATGACATGtatttagtaaaatgcatttaaatgttaatttaattttaaaacattatcatttattaagcatttttattaagtgtgtttaataaaaaaacattttggagaatttatcatattgtttttttttttaattaagatcatttaataaatgtattgtgttCTGAATATTTTCAGTGTATATATTACACATTATGTATACATTGTACAAATAATATTCTAGCATAATTCATGTCACTGGCATTATATGAAGACACAATAGTCTGTGTCTCAAACAAACACTTTTGAACATCAAACTTCACAGTCATGCAGGTGGAACTGGAGAATGTTGTATACTTAGGGTTGGGTTTACAGCGGAAATGTATCGTTCTTCCCATATCTAAAAGATAAGCTGCACCCACCAGGTCACTTGTTTGATCTTAAATTGACACACACTTATGAATTATTACTGCAGTCCGAAGTCATTGTTTACTGCTCAATCATATGACGACACACTGCTTCTTGAGAAATCTTCACCTGCCTTTAGTTTGGACCAAACCAACATTTTCACTTTACAATTAATCAGAGATAGTCACTAGAAAGTTTCACAACTGCACTAATCTCATTTGTGCTTCCCTTTATGAACTGTCTTCACAGCATGATTCAGCtaggttaaaataaatatacttttgttTTGGCAACAACTTTTCATAGGAGCCCACTGTCAATATTTATCGTATTTGACCATGTTTGGTCTTTCAGACATATATGGTAAAAGTATCTTGGGGGGAATTTGCCCTCACAGTCAGGTGAGCCCTCACCTGAGTCATACCTCTCATTCTTTACTTCTGACCGCATGAGTGaaaaacagccaatcagagacCTGATGAAAGAATGTGACTCCTAGAGTGGCATTCAAATACCCTTGCAAAAGGAGTCAGTCATCCATTGTAGAAGtgaaatgtttgtgtgtatacagGTATTGCGTCCTTTCATTTGTAATGGGCCCTGTCCGTTTTTAGCAGTGCTCCAGGTCTTTGTAGGCTTATGAGTCTGTGCATAAATAACTTGAATGTTTGCCTTCAggcatttgaaacatttaaagccACACTCAGATGCCTCCTGATAATTAATTTCGGTTGACAAAGACTTGACAAGTTCCTTCCTGTGAGATCAAATTTCAAGGAAACTGGGGGATAGTCACATCCTATTTTAACTTTCTCACACAGATCTTTAGCAAAActtaactaaaaatatatatatatatatatatatatatgtcaataTTTAttagttctttctggtccttgaatgtgattggctgataaTAGTGCGATATAAGAGTCCAACAGATGTTACTGTTtctgtgtcacagaatgtacttttaagcagtgttgggaagcaactagttacatgtaacggaattacgtcatttaattacaaaataaatgtaattgtaattagttacagttactgagaaaaaatatgtaattaaattacatttacttttgaaaaatgccagtgattacaaaggggattacatctgatattttttcacacacccccacttacagatttaattgacttctttcataaattgctttgactgctctaaaatgagacaccaatgtttcaggagtttaggacacagaataggacacatgcttattcgataactggtttattttctatttgggtttatgcataaactttatttttttaaattgtttttttccaagccattgttagatgctagtgttttctgtcataactatgcaaacatttgatttcaaacccagtatcatagctattaaactatttcttgttatgatttcaaatctgtatttaacctcgcACACTGAATTTGTGGCATCGGCAccaatagcctcgtggttagcATGCTGATATATAGCGCAACTGCACTCacagtgacccgagttcgattcccattTCAAGGCCCTTTGCTGATCCTGTTCCCCTCTTTCCTGTcgtctctctactgtcctatcacaataaaaggcataaaaagcccccaaaaataagtataaacttTTTTAATCAGACTCGCtttattgtttcatacaaacgcagctgctgccatttgtaatgcattataactagtactactacttaattatttatgtggtgaaatgttgtgtaagaaaagtggtatgactgcactgtatccctaaaatatctagtttgaacttgccatttactagcaactgatttcttcatggaagctttgcgttcaaatatttcaactcagatcagtgtttcgtgtctaattattttgacaaaaaacatctaaataatctatcaagcagctgtgtaataagtgggataatgtacatccagccagttgttatcgcaaaataaagatgtctattatcccttacttattataatcttacatcaagtgatgaaggattttgaaagtctgacagtaatcagtgttgagtgctactgtaagattaattctgcctggtttaaatgtttcagaatgattaacagttgaaaaatgttagaaatgtagaaaattaatcaaaaagtaattaaaagtaataagttacattattttaataaagtcattgaaaagttacactacttattacattttaaattaagtaacttgtaatctgtaatttattacatttgcaaagtaaccttcccaacactgctttTAAGAGTTTTTCAGTTGAGAATGTGCTTGTTTATAGtccaaatatgcagtttgttaataaagataacacctatttgaaaatttgtgtCAACGTTTTCGgacatgtgagctccagggcctCATGAACCTGTTTAGAGAAACTTCAATgcagccagatcttctggaatttgccactGGCTCTAATGTCTCTAtcgtggttaaacatgagatataatttgtattGGGCAAATCTAATgagcagtctttggtctcattaatctattattcgTTCCAGAGCAAATCGTTTTAACAAAATCTcatcatgtttatgtaaattcagTGCTGTACATCAGAGCGCTGCCTGTGTAACTTTACATGTGACTGAATTACCTAGCAACTTTTTTGATGGctgttatttattaaacattatttattatgtttttataatgttgttttctatattgatattattatttattattacaatataaagagcaaaaatgtacaataatgatttttatggTTATATTGCAGCcctgttttttacatgtataatttagatacaattttaaacagtctagTTATTGACAATAGTTTCAAATAAtgattaaagtaattaaataaatttgacgTTAAAGACAACACAGCatgatgattataataatacagtGATTATAAACATTGTCCTcacgaataaaaaaaaagcctctGGAAATGAATTCCAGGgggcaaatattgccccttaatggaaaagttcatttttgaCCTTCCCAGTTTCCAAATATTTTGGGGGCAACTCTATTCTGTGTCTgaaaatatagtcatttttaataacATCTGTTATAAAGCTACAGCATAAATGTATCATATTCTGCAGCTGTCTGGAAAGCCACAGAGAGAGAACGAGAGCAAgagaaagtaaaacaaaatctCTCTGAGGTAAAATTACATACATTTGCACTTTTACAGCCTAGCTCAAGTtctttgagaaatgcattacgACTCTGGGTG
The sequence above is drawn from the Labeo rohita strain BAU-BD-2019 chromosome 25, IGBB_LRoh.1.0, whole genome shotgun sequence genome and encodes:
- the phlda2 gene encoding pleckstrin homology-like domain family A member 2 codes for the protein MKKHSVGRRLQRRLYEALGHSYSSLFVHNLAITKNATKMTGSEISHILKEGELEKRSDNLLQFWKRKTCVLTTDSLNIYADNQKRNKSKELKLQSIKKVDCVERTGKFVYFTIVTTDNKEIDFRCPGEENCWNAVITMALIDFQNRKAIQDFKTRQESENTSLGQQERCKARAP